One region of Pyramidobacter sp. YE332 genomic DNA includes:
- a CDS encoding tripartite tricarboxylate transporter permease yields MFDSMILGLSNILQWNNMLAMCGGTALGLFVGAMPGLSATMAIALLVPVTFAMPPETGITMLASLYMGSMYGGSIAAILIRTPGTPSAAATVMDGYPMASRGEAGHALGISLFASFVGGVVSSIALLTVAPLLGRVAVMFGPVELTSVAVLGMTIIASLSQGSPVKGLLSGSLGLALSTVGMDPITGIPRFTMNNINLFSGIPFTVALIGLFSIPQVLRLIEKDEDNAERIGTIEDSVVRPWFELRALLPTIVRSGLIGVFTGIIPGTGGDTACWFAYNEVKRFYKPGRSKHEFGDGNEYGIAAPESANNAVVGGALVPTITLGIPGSSATAVLLGGLMIHGIMPGPTLMTEYAGVTYTLLWAILFSCFAMFVEGLFFTRLCIAVTKIHNRILAVAITILCVIGAFAINNNFFDVGLMFCFGILGYFMDKLKIPVAPLVVGLILGHMLDVSLHQALLISGGSWSIFVTNPISAALLALALLSLIQSTPWYVNWKKARQSKKAA; encoded by the coding sequence ATGTTTGACAGTATGATTCTCGGTCTGAGCAACATCCTCCAGTGGAACAACATGCTGGCCATGTGCGGCGGCACGGCGCTGGGACTTTTCGTCGGCGCCATGCCCGGCCTTTCGGCTACGATGGCGATCGCGCTGCTGGTCCCCGTGACGTTCGCCATGCCGCCGGAAACAGGCATCACCATGCTGGCGTCGCTTTATATGGGCTCGATGTACGGCGGCTCGATCGCCGCCATTCTGATCCGTACGCCGGGCACGCCTTCGGCGGCGGCCACGGTCATGGACGGCTATCCGATGGCCTCGCGCGGCGAAGCGGGGCACGCTCTCGGCATTTCGCTGTTCGCTTCCTTTGTCGGCGGCGTGGTCAGCAGTATCGCGCTGTTGACAGTAGCGCCCCTGCTGGGACGTGTGGCCGTGATGTTCGGCCCCGTCGAGCTCACTTCGGTGGCCGTGCTGGGCATGACGATCATCGCCTCGCTGTCGCAGGGATCGCCCGTCAAGGGACTGCTCTCAGGGTCGCTCGGCCTGGCGCTGTCCACGGTGGGGATGGACCCCATCACGGGGATCCCGCGCTTCACCATGAACAATATCAACCTGTTCTCGGGCATTCCCTTCACGGTCGCGTTGATCGGCTTGTTTTCCATCCCCCAGGTGCTCCGTCTGATCGAGAAGGACGAGGACAATGCCGAGCGCATCGGGACGATCGAGGACAGCGTCGTGCGTCCCTGGTTCGAGCTGAGGGCGCTGCTGCCGACAATCGTCCGTTCCGGCCTCATCGGCGTGTTCACCGGCATCATCCCCGGCACGGGCGGCGACACGGCCTGCTGGTTCGCTTACAACGAGGTCAAACGCTTTTACAAGCCCGGGCGCAGCAAACACGAATTCGGCGACGGCAACGAATACGGCATCGCCGCGCCGGAATCGGCCAACAACGCCGTGGTCGGCGGCGCTCTCGTGCCCACGATCACGCTGGGGATCCCCGGCAGCTCGGCCACGGCCGTGCTGCTCGGCGGCCTGATGATCCACGGCATCATGCCCGGTCCGACGCTGATGACCGAGTACGCCGGCGTCACCTACACGCTGCTGTGGGCCATCTTGTTTTCGTGCTTCGCCATGTTCGTGGAGGGCCTGTTCTTCACGCGCCTGTGCATCGCGGTGACGAAGATCCACAACCGCATTCTCGCCGTGGCGATCACGATTCTCTGCGTCATCGGCGCTTTCGCCATCAACAACAACTTCTTCGACGTGGGGCTGATGTTCTGTTTCGGCATCCTCGGTTACTTCATGGATAAGCTCAAAATCCCGGTCGCGCCCCTCGTGGTCGGGTTGATTCTCGGCCATATGCTCGACGTCAGCCTGCATCAGGCGCTGCTTATCAGCGGCGGCAGCTGGTCGATTTTCGTCACCAACCCGATCTCCGCCGCGCTGCTGGCGTTGGCGCTGCTTTCTTTGATCCAGTCCACGCCCTGGTATGTCAACTGGAAAAAAGCGCGTCAGAGCAAAAAGGCGGCGTAG
- a CDS encoding ISNCY family transposase encodes MKQERMTLSQKELDRIRIIGALVDGRMTNREAAEKLGLCQRQIIRIKKRFVAQGAAGLVHGNRGRTSRRRIGDEVRESVLKAYEEVYYDFNFSHFAECLNEREGIGISRSSVVRILKDEGIRSKKSVRRRPKLHRSRPRKVAAGMLWQTDATSFEWFGRGNGRATLHAYIDDATGIVTGACFTENECMAGYVAALGMGIEGYGLPMAIYSDRHTIFRSPKARAQDDEDRIEGNEENEGNEAGKEEPLSCFGRGLKDLGIGQIFALTPEAKGRVERLWNTMQDRLPGS; translated from the coding sequence ATGAAACAGGAGCGAATGACATTGTCACAAAAGGAACTGGATCGTATCAGGATTATCGGAGCGCTTGTCGACGGACGCATGACGAACAGGGAGGCGGCGGAAAAGCTGGGGCTCTGTCAACGGCAAATCATCAGGATCAAGAAGAGGTTCGTCGCTCAAGGGGCGGCGGGGCTTGTTCACGGCAACCGCGGCAGAACGTCTCGGCGCAGGATCGGAGATGAGGTTCGGGAGTCGGTGCTGAAGGCGTATGAGGAGGTCTATTACGATTTCAACTTCTCTCACTTTGCGGAATGCCTGAACGAACGGGAGGGGATCGGGATCAGTCGTTCGAGTGTCGTCCGCATCCTGAAGGACGAGGGGATCAGGAGCAAGAAGAGTGTGCGGCGGCGGCCGAAGCTTCACCGTTCTCGACCGCGGAAGGTGGCCGCGGGGATGTTGTGGCAGACTGACGCCACGTCGTTTGAATGGTTTGGCAGGGGGAACGGGCGTGCGACGCTGCACGCTTATATTGACGATGCGACGGGGATCGTGACTGGCGCCTGTTTCACTGAGAACGAATGTATGGCGGGCTATGTCGCCGCGCTGGGGATGGGGATCGAGGGGTATGGGCTGCCGATGGCGATTTACAGCGACCGGCATACGATTTTCCGCTCTCCAAAGGCACGGGCGCAGGATGATGAGGATCGGATCGAAGGGAATGAAGAAAATGAAGGGAATGAGGCGGGGAAGGAGGAGCCGTTAAGTTGTTTCGGACGGGGGCTGAAGGATCTTGGGATCGGGCAGATCTTTGCCTTGACGCCGGAGGCGAAGGGGCGTGTCGAACGTCTTTGGAACACGATGCAGGACAGGCTGCCGGGGAGCTGA
- a CDS encoding UxaA family hydrolase: MLRRSLQISPADNVKTVLEDSFRGDTIDTPDGPLTLLDDVEFAHKVLIKDLHAGDPVIKYGEEIGRVKADTPRGTWIHTHNMSCERGRR, from the coding sequence ATGCTCAGACGCAGTTTGCAGATATCGCCCGCCGACAACGTGAAAACAGTGCTCGAAGACAGTTTCCGAGGCGATACGATCGACACGCCCGACGGACCGTTGACGCTCCTCGACGACGTGGAATTCGCCCACAAGGTGCTGATCAAAGACCTGCACGCCGGCGATCCGGTCATCAAGTACGGCGAGGAGATCGGCCGCGTGAAGGCCGACACGCCCCGCGGCACATGGATCCACACGCACAACATGTCCTGTGAGCGCGGCAGGCGATAG
- a CDS encoding UxaA family hydrolase: protein MTITFNGYRRSDGTVGVRNHLAIIPSVFCANRTVERIAAQLPGSVPIRHAVGCSQVGLDLELTARTLKALGTHPNVGAVLVIGLGCERFPPRELEEAVRKNGRPVACFVIQEEGGTTNTINRAVEAGRKMLAGLAEQRRVPCPLSELFVGTKCGGTDATSGLAANPAVGEMVDKLVAQGGSAILSEMNELLGTEHILARRAVSKEVADKVYKAIYEIEDVLRSSIDMRLGAKRNQLISPGNADGGVSSIVEKALGGMHKSGTCPIVDVIDYATPPEKGKKGLFLMKYESHDGEVTTGEIGCGAQIVAFTTGRGSPTGHPIAPVVKITGNEKTYKAMSEMFDFDASGIISRGDSPEDTGRALLDLVIRVADGERTQAEKTGDDSLMCIARRHGYHVKSEEEIMNHCREV, encoded by the coding sequence ATGACGATCACTTTCAATGGATACCGTCGTTCAGACGGAACGGTGGGCGTACGCAATCATCTGGCCATCATTCCCTCCGTGTTCTGCGCCAATCGCACGGTGGAGCGCATTGCCGCCCAGCTGCCCGGTTCGGTGCCAATCCGCCATGCCGTAGGCTGTTCGCAGGTCGGCCTTGATCTTGAACTGACGGCCCGTACGCTCAAAGCTCTCGGCACGCATCCCAACGTCGGCGCGGTGCTGGTGATTGGCCTCGGCTGCGAGCGTTTTCCGCCGCGCGAGCTGGAGGAAGCCGTGCGCAAGAACGGGCGCCCCGTCGCCTGTTTCGTCATCCAGGAAGAAGGCGGCACGACCAACACGATCAACCGCGCCGTCGAAGCCGGCAGAAAAATGCTCGCCGGTCTGGCCGAACAGCGGCGCGTGCCCTGCCCGCTGAGCGAGCTGTTCGTCGGCACGAAGTGCGGCGGGACCGACGCCACCAGCGGCCTGGCCGCCAATCCCGCCGTCGGCGAAATGGTGGACAAGCTGGTCGCGCAGGGCGGCAGCGCGATCCTCAGCGAGATGAACGAGCTGCTCGGCACCGAGCACATTCTCGCCCGCCGCGCCGTCAGCAAAGAGGTCGCCGATAAAGTTTACAAAGCCATTTACGAGATCGAGGACGTCTTGCGCAGCAGCATCGACATGCGGCTGGGAGCCAAACGCAACCAGCTCATCTCCCCCGGCAACGCCGACGGCGGCGTCAGTTCCATCGTCGAAAAGGCGCTGGGCGGCATGCACAAATCGGGCACCTGCCCCATTGTCGACGTGATCGACTACGCCACGCCGCCCGAGAAGGGCAAGAAAGGCCTGTTCCTGATGAAGTACGAAAGCCACGACGGCGAAGTCACCACCGGCGAGATCGGCTGCGGCGCGCAGATCGTCGCTTTTACCACGGGACGCGGCTCGCCCACGGGACACCCCATCGCCCCGGTCGTCAAGATCACCGGCAACGAAAAAACTTACAAGGCCATGAGCGAAATGTTCGACTTCGACGCGTCGGGCATCATTTCCCGCGGCGATTCGCCCGAAGACACCGGCAGAGCCCTGCTCGACCTCGTCATCCGCGTTGCGGATGGCGAGCGGACACAGGCCGAGAAGACCGGCGACGACAGCCTGATGTGCATCGCCCGTCGTCACGGCTACCACGTCAAGAGCGAAGAGGAAATCATGAATCACTGCCGGGAGGTGTAG
- a CDS encoding tripartite tricarboxylate transporter substrate binding protein — MRSGNRVFGAAVLIGALAASAAFAAYPSKQITVLQGFKAGGGSDTVAQLTQPYLEKVLGTSFVNQYIPGATGAIAWTQLAKATRNDGYTLSITNTPMLLTNYIMTPAITYKVDELTPIANVISDPGIVVVAADSPFKTFDDFIAAVKANPGKVTVGNSGVGGDDFFTTLIFEKASGLKVQMVPFEGDGPSWQAAMGRKIDVSFNNIGIVFPQIKAGNLRALAIMAEKRYELLPDVPTMKEKGIDVVSGSSRGYSAPAGIPEEARHTLIEAFKKMAEMPEFKKACADRASIIDMKYGDDYMAMLKKQEKDFTEIWNEVKDQFQKH, encoded by the coding sequence ATGAGAAGTGGAAATCGCGTTTTCGGTGCAGCAGTTTTGATCGGCGCGCTGGCAGCGTCCGCTGCTTTTGCCGCTTATCCGAGCAAGCAGATCACCGTTCTGCAGGGATTCAAGGCCGGCGGCGGCAGCGATACGGTCGCTCAGCTGACTCAGCCTTACCTGGAGAAGGTCCTTGGCACGTCGTTCGTCAATCAGTACATCCCGGGAGCCACCGGGGCGATCGCCTGGACGCAGCTGGCCAAGGCGACTCGCAACGACGGTTACACGCTGAGTATCACCAACACGCCCATGCTTCTGACCAACTACATCATGACGCCCGCCATCACCTACAAGGTCGACGAGCTGACGCCCATCGCCAACGTCATCAGCGATCCCGGCATCGTCGTCGTGGCGGCCGACAGTCCCTTCAAGACTTTCGACGATTTCATCGCGGCGGTCAAAGCCAACCCCGGCAAGGTCACCGTCGGCAATTCCGGGGTCGGCGGCGACGATTTCTTCACGACGCTGATCTTCGAAAAAGCTTCAGGGCTGAAAGTCCAGATGGTCCCCTTCGAAGGGGACGGTCCCTCCTGGCAGGCGGCGATGGGCAGGAAGATCGACGTCAGCTTCAACAACATCGGCATCGTCTTCCCTCAGATCAAAGCCGGCAACCTGCGCGCGCTGGCGATCATGGCCGAGAAACGTTACGAGCTGCTCCCCGACGTGCCGACGATGAAGGAAAAAGGCATCGACGTGGTATCCGGCTCTTCGCGCGGCTACAGCGCTCCCGCCGGCATTCCCGAGGAGGCCCGCCACACGCTGATCGAAGCGTTCAAAAAGATGGCCGAGATGCCCGAATTCAAGAAAGCGTGCGCCGACCGCGCTTCCATCATCGACATGAAGTACGGCGACGACTACATGGCCATGCTGAAGAAACAGGAAAAGGATTTCACCGAAATTTGGAACGAAGTGAAGGATCAGTTTCAGAAACACTGA
- a CDS encoding tripartite tricarboxylate transporter TctB family protein, with amino-acid sequence MSYFMQHVLFALFSFGVGLFFFLTAQSMPDSARLFPQLVAALIFLLSFAMAFNARRSAPPSGEKARINVVRVVVYSLMTAAYIAVTEKAGYFVATPLFMIVSYIYLRAAGFLKAALIAALFCVFVYLLFVRFLNLPVPLGLLEPLLGA; translated from the coding sequence ATGTCCTATTTTATGCAACACGTCCTTTTTGCGCTGTTTTCCTTCGGCGTGGGGCTGTTCTTTTTCCTTACAGCCCAGTCCATGCCTGATTCCGCTCGACTGTTTCCGCAGCTGGTGGCGGCGTTGATCTTCCTGCTCAGCTTCGCGATGGCTTTCAATGCGCGGCGCTCGGCCCCTCCATCCGGTGAGAAAGCGCGGATCAACGTCGTGCGCGTGGTCGTTTACTCGCTGATGACCGCCGCTTACATCGCCGTGACGGAAAAGGCGGGATATTTCGTCGCGACGCCTCTTTTCATGATCGTCAGCTATATCTATCTGCGCGCAGCGGGGTTCCTCAAGGCAGCCTTGATCGCCGCGCTGTTCTGCGTTTTCGTCTATCTGCTGTTCGTCCGTTTCCTGAATCTTCCCGTGCCGCTCGGCCTGCTCGAACCACTGCTCGGCGCTTAA